The sequence below is a genomic window from Streptomyces sp. NBC_00582.
TGCCGCGGCCCGAGCCGACGCGGTACGAGGGGAGGCGGCCGGCCTTGATCTCGGCGTAGACGGTGGAGACGTCCACGCGAAGGGCGGCGGCGATGTCCTTGACTCGGAGCGGTTCGCCCTCGGACGCCTGCGTCTGGGCAGGCGCAGTAAGCTCGTGCTGCATTCGGAGACCCAATCTCTCTGATGCGTTGGCCTCGACGGGCCCGGTGTTGCGAGCACCGAGACACCCCGTCGGGGCCTTCTGTTTGAGGCAGAGCTGAACTTGCGGCACTTGCAGAAAGTGCCGACACCGAAGAAGTTATAACTACTATGACTTCCTGGCAAGGGGCGCAGGAATGTCGACACAGAAGGCCGGTAGAAGCGCAGGTCAGCCACATGGTTCACTTGTTGTGACCAATAGATGAGAGGGAACCCGTGGCCGCTCAACCGAAGCCGGCGTACCAGCAGCTCGCCGATGACATCCGCCGACGCATCCTCGACGGCGACCTACAGGCCGGCGACAAGCTGCCGACCGAGGTCGAGCTCATGAAGGACTACGGCGTCTCTCGGATCGTGGTCCGCAATGGAGTGCAGGCACTCGTCAGCGAGGGCCTGGTCTCTACACACCGGGGCAAAGGGATGTTCGTCCGCGAGCAACGCCCTGTGCGTAAGCGCATCTCCGGGGACCTGTACGGGAAGCGCCCGACCGCGTCGCCGGTGAAGCGAGAGACCGAGGCGGAAGGGCGGCGATCCGAGTGGGAGTACCAGACACGATTCACGACCGCCACGCGTGCGGTCGCCGAACGGCTGGGCATCGAGGCCGGCGACGACGTGGTGCGCACGACCTATCGCTTCTTTGCGGATGACGAGCCCATCAAGCTGTCGACGTCCTACGAGCCGCGCGCCCTCACGGCTGGGACACCTATCGAGCAGCCGGAGGGCGGGCCGATCACTGGAGTCGTGCCGCGCTTCGACTCGATCGGGCAGCACATCACGCACGTCACGGAGGAAGTCAACGCGCGGGCACCGCGGCCCTACGAGGCCGAGCAGCTGCAGATGGCTCCCGGCGTGCCCG
It includes:
- a CDS encoding helix-turn-helix domain-containing protein; protein product: MQHELTAPAQTQASEGEPLRVKDIAAALRVDVSTVYAEIKAGRLPSYRVGSGRGTIRVSRAAFTQYLTDRGIPTSELAVAL
- a CDS encoding GntR family transcriptional regulator, translated to MAAQPKPAYQQLADDIRRRILDGDLQAGDKLPTEVELMKDYGVSRIVVRNGVQALVSEGLVSTHRGKGMFVREQRPVRKRISGDLYGKRPTASPVKRETEAEGRRSEWEYQTRFTTATRAVAERLGIEAGDDVVRTTYRFFADDEPIKLSTSYEPRALTAGTPIEQPEGGPITGVVPRFDSIGQHITHVTEEVNARAPRPYEAEQLQMAPGVPVMVVTRTYYVDQRPVETCDIVVAADRYSLSYTIPIPPPSA